In the Synechococcus sp. Nb3U1 genome, one interval contains:
- a CDS encoding ABC transporter permease, with translation MTQSWYFPDGWPQQWSLGGWQRLLSSGSQVGSGFGQSLSIALITTLLALLLGIPAGRVLGRQAVPAWIRLILLLPIITSPLAVVMGMQGVLIRLRLEGTLLGVLLVHLIPVIPYMALVMGSVFSRFDSGYEAQARSLGADPWQVWWQVTLPLVAPGMAIGAVFAFLISWNEFLLTFLIGGGRVLTLPMLLYSLLQGGNNTWVATVAILSVLPGWLALLGVSVCLGQAVGLSPTEVKDGGS, from the coding sequence TTGACCCAGTCTTGGTATTTTCCTGATGGATGGCCACAGCAGTGGAGCCTCGGGGGTTGGCAACGGCTGCTGAGCTCGGGATCCCAAGTGGGATCTGGCTTTGGCCAGAGCTTGTCTATCGCCCTGATCACTACCCTATTGGCGTTGTTGCTGGGGATCCCGGCGGGGCGGGTTTTGGGGAGACAGGCCGTGCCCGCTTGGATCCGGTTGATTCTGCTGCTGCCGATTATCACCTCGCCTTTGGCGGTAGTCATGGGAATGCAGGGGGTGTTGATCCGTCTGCGGCTGGAAGGCACGCTGCTGGGGGTGTTACTGGTGCACCTGATTCCGGTGATTCCCTACATGGCGCTGGTGATGGGCAGTGTGTTTTCCCGTTTCGACTCCGGCTATGAGGCACAGGCTCGCAGTTTGGGGGCGGATCCCTGGCAAGTGTGGTGGCAGGTGACCTTACCCTTGGTTGCGCCTGGGATGGCCATCGGGGCGGTGTTCGCCTTTTTGATCTCCTGGAATGAGTTTTTGCTCACCTTTTTGATTGGCGGAGGACGAGTCCTAACCCTGCCGATGCTGCTCTACAGCCTTTTGCAAGGGGGGAACAACACTTGGGTGGCGACGGTGGCCATCCTGTCGGTGTTGCCGGGGTGGTTGGCGCTACTGGGGGTGAGTGTCTGTTTGGGGCAAGCGGTCGGGCTATCCCCCACAGAGGTCAAAGATGGGGGGAGTTAG
- a CDS encoding BolA family protein, with product MDPHPITGQQRMDPREIEELIEAALPGAKVRVEDTVGDGNHFQAIVVAEQFQGLTMIKQHRLVNDALKAHLQDGRLHALALRTFTPAQWEQLHGLDSSSQVGSAR from the coding sequence ATGGATCCTCACCCCATCACAGGGCAACAGCGCATGGATCCACGCGAGATTGAGGAGTTGATCGAGGCGGCTCTCCCGGGTGCCAAGGTGCGAGTGGAAGATACCGTTGGCGATGGCAACCATTTTCAGGCGATTGTGGTGGCAGAGCAGTTTCAGGGACTGACCATGATTAAGCAACATCGTTTGGTCAATGATGCTCTAAAAGCTCACCTCCAGGATGGCCGTCTGCACGCGCTAGCCCTGCGCACCTTTACCCCAGCCCAGTGGGAGCAACTTCACGGACTGGATTCTAGTTCGCAGGTGGGCTCAGCTCGTTAA
- a CDS encoding RelA/SpoT family protein, which produces MGQTAVVATSDRGLDLNSLDFEAPGWLRALLSGAVDPGDGLRPYTPEEADLLRRAFEFSYCLHQGQKRKSGDPYIAHPVAVASLLRDLGGDAVTVAAGFLHDIVEDTEVTLEALEAEFGSEVRLLVEGVTKLSKFNFSSKTEQQAENFRRMFVAMAKDIRVIVVKLADRLHNMRTLQYLAPSKQRQIAAETMEIFAPLANRLGIWHFKWELEDLAFKYLDYDAYRQIQELVNAKRTEREAEIQVFIEKLRQQLIKAGLEHFEISGRPKHLYGIYRKMQQQRKEFHEIYDLSAVRVIVQTNSECYRVLAVVHNCFRPIPGRFKDYIGLPKPNRYQSLHTAVMGPQGRPVEVQLRTEEMHRVAEYGIAAHWKYKEAGSSVVKPEEERFTWLRQLLEWQNDLKDDKEYLDTIRENLFESEVYVFTPKGDLLALPQGSCPVDFAYRIHSEVGDHCAGARVNNKIVPLDTHLRNGDIVQIITQKNAHPSLDWINFVATSSARNRIRQWFKRSNREQNLLRGRHLLERELGKTGFDALLKSERMQKVAEKLNYASVDDLLAGLGYGETTTTLVINRLQEGTKPEPPPTPLGITHTLLPRSATTTSRSKAQSPILGVEGLKHQLAKCCNPLPGDPILGVVTRFNGITIHHQDCPRVAQVPGERLVLVSWNQEQLKQNAQIYPVELRLEVIDRVGVLRDILSRLSDQSINVRNAKVQTFANRTALIDLCIDVRDKKQLTQIQSQLRQLSDVIVLRSRHQNGSR; this is translated from the coding sequence ATGGGTCAGACTGCTGTCGTTGCCACCTCAGATAGAGGTCTCGACCTGAACAGCCTCGATTTTGAGGCACCGGGATGGTTGCGGGCTTTGCTCTCGGGAGCCGTGGATCCTGGCGATGGGCTACGGCCTTATACCCCGGAAGAGGCCGACCTACTGCGACGGGCCTTCGAGTTTTCCTATTGTCTGCATCAGGGCCAAAAACGCAAATCTGGGGATCCCTACATTGCCCATCCAGTGGCCGTTGCCAGTTTGTTGCGGGATTTGGGAGGGGACGCAGTCACGGTTGCTGCCGGCTTCCTACACGACATTGTTGAAGATACAGAAGTTACCTTGGAGGCTTTAGAAGCCGAATTTGGATCTGAAGTGCGCCTGCTGGTGGAGGGGGTAACCAAACTTTCTAAATTCAACTTTTCTAGCAAAACAGAGCAGCAAGCCGAAAATTTTCGCCGCATGTTTGTGGCTATGGCTAAAGATATTCGAGTGATCGTAGTCAAGCTGGCGGATCGCTTACACAATATGCGCACGCTGCAATATCTTGCCCCCAGCAAGCAACGACAAATTGCAGCAGAAACCATGGAGATTTTCGCTCCATTGGCCAATCGACTCGGGATCTGGCATTTTAAATGGGAACTAGAGGATCTGGCGTTTAAGTACCTGGACTACGATGCCTATCGACAAATCCAGGAATTGGTCAATGCCAAACGAACTGAACGAGAAGCTGAGATCCAAGTTTTTATCGAGAAGCTGCGACAACAGCTGATCAAAGCTGGACTTGAACATTTCGAGATTAGCGGACGACCCAAACATCTTTACGGCATCTATCGTAAGATGCAGCAGCAGCGCAAAGAATTTCACGAGATCTACGATCTGTCGGCAGTACGCGTGATCGTGCAAACTAACAGCGAATGTTACCGGGTGCTGGCGGTGGTGCATAATTGTTTCCGTCCCATTCCCGGTCGTTTTAAGGACTACATTGGCCTGCCCAAACCCAATCGCTATCAATCCCTACATACGGCGGTAATGGGACCCCAGGGCCGCCCAGTGGAAGTGCAGCTGCGCACCGAAGAAATGCACCGAGTCGCAGAATACGGGATTGCCGCCCACTGGAAATACAAAGAAGCTGGGAGTAGTGTCGTTAAGCCGGAGGAGGAACGCTTCACTTGGTTGCGGCAACTATTGGAGTGGCAAAACGACCTCAAAGACGATAAGGAGTACTTGGATACGATCCGGGAAAACTTGTTCGAAAGTGAGGTGTATGTTTTTACGCCCAAAGGGGATCTGTTGGCTCTACCCCAGGGATCCTGCCCTGTGGACTTTGCCTATCGCATTCACTCGGAAGTGGGGGATCACTGTGCAGGCGCACGGGTGAACAACAAGATCGTGCCCCTCGACACCCATCTGCGCAACGGCGATATTGTTCAGATCATCACTCAAAAGAATGCCCATCCCAGTCTGGACTGGATTAATTTTGTTGCCACCAGTTCCGCCCGCAATCGCATCCGCCAGTGGTTCAAGCGCTCCAACCGTGAACAAAATCTGCTGCGAGGCCGCCATTTATTGGAGCGGGAGTTAGGCAAAACCGGCTTTGATGCGCTCTTAAAATCGGAGCGGATGCAGAAGGTTGCCGAAAAGCTCAACTATGCCAGTGTCGATGATTTGTTGGCGGGCCTGGGCTATGGGGAAACCACCACTACCCTGGTGATCAACCGTTTACAGGAGGGTACCAAACCAGAACCGCCTCCCACTCCATTGGGGATTACCCACACCCTACTACCCCGTTCAGCCACTACGACCAGCCGCAGCAAAGCCCAATCGCCCATTTTGGGGGTGGAAGGCTTGAAACACCAATTGGCCAAGTGTTGCAACCCGCTGCCTGGGGATCCGATCTTGGGGGTGGTGACCCGATTCAACGGCATTACCATCCATCATCAAGACTGCCCCCGCGTCGCCCAAGTGCCGGGAGAACGACTGGTGTTGGTGAGCTGGAACCAAGAGCAACTGAAGCAAAATGCCCAGATTTACCCGGTGGAATTGCGCCTAGAGGTCATCGATCGTGTCGGGGTACTGCGGGATATTCTGTCCCGGTTGTCGGATCAAAGCATCAATGTGCGTAATGCTAAGGTACAGACCTTTGCCAATCGCACCGCCCTGATCGATCTGTGCATTGATGTACGGGATAAAAAGCAACTGACCCAGATTCAGAGCCAACTGCGCCAGCTATCGGATGTGATCGTGCTGCGCTCCCGCCATCAGAACGGCTCCCGTTAG
- a CDS encoding PP2C family protein-serine/threonine phosphatase — MAAILIVDDDPTIRLVLKRSLERQGYTVEMATNGLEGVEQAHLISPGLIICDWMMPDIDGLEVCRRIKSDPKFSTTFFILLTARTEVEDRVQGLDAGADEFLSKPIDPNELQARVRAGLRLHQLSHDLQQQTSKLQAELAEAAHYVKSLLPKPDFFPDYNIATDWRFLPSQELGGDSFNYHWLDEEHLAIYLLDVSGHGVGSALLSVSVMNQLRTQNLPDIDPRQPEAVLRALNHSFQMGSHNEMYFTLWYGVYQPTSRLLSFASAGHPPALLIDPTHTTSVELKTPNLPIGILPNPSFQMDQVRIPAASHLYLFSDGVYEVANREKELWGLDNLIALLNHDGAGSLDQVAQRAQAFRGQPNFEDDFSLLRVSFG, encoded by the coding sequence ATGGCTGCCATTCTGATTGTTGATGACGATCCCACCATTCGGCTGGTACTGAAGCGGTCTCTGGAGCGACAAGGCTACACCGTCGAGATGGCTACCAATGGCCTTGAGGGAGTGGAACAGGCACACCTTATCTCCCCTGGGCTGATCATCTGTGATTGGATGATGCCGGATATTGATGGCCTTGAGGTGTGCCGACGCATCAAATCGGATCCCAAGTTTTCCACCACTTTTTTTATTTTGCTGACGGCTCGCACCGAGGTGGAGGACAGGGTGCAGGGGTTGGATGCCGGAGCCGATGAATTTTTAAGCAAACCGATCGACCCCAATGAGTTGCAAGCCCGCGTTCGGGCCGGGTTGCGGCTGCACCAACTGAGCCACGACCTGCAACAGCAAACCTCCAAATTGCAAGCAGAATTGGCGGAGGCTGCCCACTATGTCAAATCTTTACTGCCCAAGCCGGACTTTTTCCCTGACTACAATATCGCTACCGACTGGCGCTTTTTGCCCTCGCAAGAGTTGGGGGGAGATTCTTTTAACTACCACTGGCTGGACGAGGAGCATTTGGCCATTTATCTGCTGGATGTGTCCGGACATGGGGTGGGATCTGCCCTCCTATCGGTATCGGTGATGAACCAGTTGCGCACTCAGAACTTGCCGGATATAGATCCCCGTCAGCCGGAGGCTGTGTTGCGCGCCCTCAATCACTCGTTTCAAATGGGATCCCACAATGAAATGTACTTCACCCTTTGGTATGGGGTTTACCAGCCCACATCCCGCTTGCTTTCCTTCGCCAGTGCTGGGCATCCCCCGGCGTTGCTGATCGATCCGACCCATACAACCTCGGTAGAACTGAAAACCCCCAATTTGCCGATTGGGATTTTGCCCAACCCAAGCTTTCAAATGGATCAAGTGCGGATCCCGGCCGCCAGCCACCTCTACCTGTTCAGCGATGGAGTTTATGAGGTGGCCAATCGAGAAAAAGAGCTGTGGGGGTTGGACAATTTGATCGCTCTGCTCAATCATGATGGTGCCGGCAGCTTGGATCAAGTCGCTCAGCGAGCCCAAGCTTTCCGAGGCCAACCCAACTTCGAAGATGATTTCTCGCTGCTGCGGGTCAGCTTTGGTTAA
- a CDS encoding DNA adenine methylase, with amino-acid sequence MKQGSRLAAQKKARPFLKWAGGKGQLLSQYEPFFPQEWGTYHEPFLGGGAVFFHLAQRQRPLDGPTKFPIDPQPNPPFQATLSDINPELVNVYRCVRDQVEDLIAQLTLHQAQHSSDYYYALRAAKAQDSLWRAARLLYLNKTCFNGLYRENSRGHFNVPLGRYRNPRICDADNLRAASQVLQGIELAVQPFWQILERVKPGDLVYLDPPYHPLSSSSSFTAYSHFSFGEAEQRQLREVFGALVQQQVQVMLSNSDCPFVRELYRGFPVYTISASRAINSQGHKRGRIPEVLVLGR; translated from the coding sequence ATGAAGCAGGGGAGCCGGCTAGCAGCCCAGAAGAAGGCGCGTCCGTTTCTGAAATGGGCTGGGGGTAAAGGGCAGTTGCTGAGCCAGTACGAACCCTTTTTCCCTCAAGAATGGGGCACTTACCACGAGCCATTTTTGGGGGGTGGAGCAGTGTTTTTTCATCTAGCCCAGCGGCAAAGGCCTTTGGATGGGCCAACAAAATTTCCTATTGACCCACAGCCCAACCCACCTTTTCAAGCCACTTTGTCGGATATTAACCCTGAACTGGTGAATGTTTATCGCTGCGTGCGGGATCAGGTGGAGGACTTGATTGCCCAGCTCACTCTCCATCAAGCCCAACATAGTTCTGATTACTACTACGCGCTCCGTGCTGCAAAGGCTCAGGACTCTCTATGGCGGGCGGCGCGACTGTTGTATTTGAACAAAACCTGCTTCAACGGACTTTACCGGGAAAACTCCCGTGGGCACTTCAATGTACCACTGGGGCGATACCGCAACCCTCGCATTTGTGATGCCGATAATTTACGTGCAGCTTCTCAGGTGTTGCAGGGGATTGAGCTTGCGGTGCAACCCTTTTGGCAGATTTTGGAACGGGTCAAGCCTGGGGATTTGGTCTATCTGGATCCGCCCTATCACCCCCTTTCCAGCAGCAGCAGTTTCACAGCTTACAGCCATTTTTCTTTTGGTGAGGCGGAGCAAAGGCAGCTGCGAGAGGTGTTTGGGGCTTTGGTTCAACAACAGGTACAGGTGATGCTCTCCAATTCCGATTGTCCCTTTGTGCGGGAGCTGTACCGAGGCTTCCCTGTTTACACCATCTCCGCCAGTCGTGCCATCAACTCCCAGGGGCACAAACGCGGACGCATTCCAGAGGTGCTGGTGCTGGGCAGATAA
- a CDS encoding DUF4327 family protein encodes MPTLQATHYAVEAIQEEARRLIRQGSLRRSEAISHLQPFFPQREWQSIAEELELQDYCPSDPICDLIGGCEEWRED; translated from the coding sequence ATGCCCACTTTACAAGCCACCCACTACGCGGTTGAGGCCATTCAAGAGGAAGCCCGTCGCCTCATTCGTCAGGGATCCCTGCGTCGCTCAGAAGCCATCTCCCACCTACAGCCCTTTTTCCCGCAGCGGGAGTGGCAGTCGATTGCTGAGGAGTTAGAGCTGCAGGACTACTGCCCTTCTGATCCAATCTGCGATTTGATCGGTGGTTGCGAAGAGTGGCGCGAAGATTGA
- the cpdA gene encoding 3',5'-cyclic-AMP phosphodiesterase, whose protein sequence is MAVYLVQISDLHLFAKPHHQLLGVTTEISFLQVQKAILALDPLPDLLLLTGDLSQDGSAASYARLKTHLQTLPIDTYWLAGNHDRLHNMNLELHAKHLFAEKSFSRENWSFILMNSLVPGKDSGYLTDRSLLWLRQELERSEAAQHHVLLALHHPPFSVDSTWLDQSTLQQPERLFQVLDEFSHIRLVLFGHIHQDLRRQRGGVEYFACPSTCIQFRPKSTEFSLEVIPPALRQVWLERDGSFRTRVQRVGSALQRPNLALTGY, encoded by the coding sequence ATGGCCGTGTACTTGGTTCAGATTAGCGATCTTCATCTGTTTGCCAAGCCGCATCACCAACTGTTGGGGGTGACCACGGAAATCTCTTTTTTGCAAGTGCAGAAGGCCATTTTGGCGTTGGATCCCTTGCCGGATCTGCTTCTGCTCACCGGAGATTTATCGCAGGATGGCAGTGCTGCTTCCTACGCCCGTTTGAAAACCCACCTACAAACCCTGCCCATCGATACCTACTGGCTGGCGGGCAACCACGATCGCCTGCACAACATGAACCTGGAGCTGCACGCCAAGCACCTATTTGCGGAGAAAAGTTTCAGCAGAGAAAACTGGAGTTTTATTTTGATGAACTCCCTTGTGCCGGGCAAGGACAGCGGTTATCTGACGGATCGCTCCCTGCTGTGGTTGAGACAAGAGTTGGAACGGAGCGAAGCCGCTCAACACCATGTGCTTTTGGCCCTGCATCACCCTCCTTTTTCTGTCGATTCCACCTGGCTAGATCAGAGCACCCTTCAGCAACCCGAACGCCTGTTTCAGGTTTTGGACGAGTTCAGCCACATTCGCTTGGTGCTGTTTGGCCACATTCACCAAGATCTGCGCCGCCAACGGGGAGGGGTGGAATATTTCGCTTGTCCCTCCACTTGTATTCAATTTCGCCCCAAGAGCACTGAGTTTAGTCTGGAGGTGATACCGCCAGCTTTGCGGCAGGTGTGGCTAGAACGGGATGGCAGCTTCCGCACACGAGTGCAACGGGTGGGATCCGCCCTGCAACGTCCCAACTTGGCCCTGACAGGGTACTAA
- a CDS encoding ABC transporter permease: MNSLRGARLALLKRYGPLLPALALVGLLYGGGLLLALAQSVGLYGLGASGFTLGGYGELLRDEEVIGSLGLSLGVAGLATGLSVLFGLGLALGLRGLGGWAIWIGQLTLPIPHLVGVAGMLLLLAPSGWLARLAFQVGWIASDQDFPLWVNDRGYVGVLLYWLWKEIPFAALVTLTLLRSLGRDLEQQARLLGASAWQSFWAVTLPLLRPGLLATGILIFGFVFSSFEIPFLLGPTYPRTLPVLIYQRFTHINLDQRRQAIALGLILLGVAAAAVSLAAGVLGQAGSRLGGDKQP, translated from the coding sequence ATGAATAGCTTACGGGGTGCTCGGCTGGCGTTGCTCAAGCGGTATGGGCCGCTGCTGCCTGCGCTCGCTTTGGTAGGGCTACTGTACGGGGGCGGTTTGCTGTTGGCTCTGGCCCAGAGTGTCGGTCTGTACGGATTGGGCGCTTCTGGCTTTACCCTAGGAGGGTACGGAGAGCTGCTCCGGGATGAGGAGGTGATCGGATCCCTGGGGCTCAGCCTCGGAGTAGCGGGGTTGGCGACGGGGTTGTCGGTGCTTTTCGGGCTAGGGCTGGCCTTGGGGCTGCGGGGGCTGGGGGGGTGGGCCATCTGGATTGGGCAGTTAACCTTGCCGATTCCCCATTTGGTAGGGGTGGCGGGAATGCTGCTGTTGCTGGCTCCCAGCGGTTGGCTGGCGCGGCTGGCTTTTCAGGTGGGGTGGATTGCCTCCGATCAAGACTTCCCCCTGTGGGTCAACGATCGCGGCTATGTGGGGGTGCTGCTCTATTGGCTGTGGAAGGAGATCCCCTTCGCCGCTTTGGTAACGCTGACGTTGCTGCGCAGCCTGGGACGGGATCTCGAACAGCAAGCCCGCCTGTTGGGGGCCTCCGCGTGGCAGAGCTTTTGGGCCGTGACCTTGCCATTGCTGCGACCGGGTTTGCTGGCCACCGGCATTCTGATTTTTGGGTTTGTCTTCAGCTCTTTTGAAATTCCTTTTCTGCTGGGGCCGACTTACCCGCGCACTTTGCCAGTCTTAATCTACCAGCGGTTTACCCATATCAACCTGGATCAGCGGCGGCAGGCGATTGCTTTGGGCCTCATCTTGCTGGGGGTGGCAGCAGCAGCGGTGAGTTTGGCGGCAGGGGTGCTGGGGCAAGCAGGATCCCGGCTGGGAGGGGATAAGCAACCATGA
- a CDS encoding homocysteine biosynthesis protein — MERTLNQINQRIAAGNVRVWTVMEAKEKIATLGIPAAFEQVDVITTGTFESMESSGAILNLGHTDPPIKIRQAWLNGVPAYAGFGAVDLYLGAAQPSEQTDQAYGGGHVIADLIAGKSVHLRAIGQVTDCYPRPDYETTLTRDQLNQFYLFNPRNAYQNFIVGVNGGDRPLYTYLGLLEPHLGNAVYSNPGELSPLFNDPLLRRVGIGSRIFLGGGIGYVAWEGTQHFPLQKRLPNHTPIGPAATVALIGDAKQMQPEWVRGCYFRNYGPGLMLGVGIPIPMLSPADLEPIAIRDEELVAPVIDFSIPRRVRPTFGLVSYAQLKSGHITLNGRDVRTAPLASLRRSMQVAEILKEWIQSGRFTLTQPVAPLPTDREFLSQNPLS; from the coding sequence ATGGAAAGAACCCTTAACCAGATTAACCAGCGGATTGCAGCCGGCAACGTGCGGGTTTGGACGGTCATGGAAGCGAAGGAGAAGATAGCCACACTAGGGATCCCGGCGGCCTTTGAACAGGTGGATGTGATCACCACCGGCACCTTCGAGTCGATGGAGTCTTCCGGGGCGATCTTGAACTTGGGTCATACAGATCCGCCGATCAAAATTCGTCAGGCTTGGCTAAATGGGGTTCCAGCCTATGCTGGATTTGGAGCTGTGGATCTTTACTTGGGGGCAGCCCAACCCAGCGAGCAAACCGATCAAGCCTATGGGGGCGGACACGTTATCGCTGACCTGATTGCGGGCAAGAGTGTACATTTGCGGGCAATTGGCCAAGTCACCGATTGCTACCCGCGCCCTGATTACGAAACCACCCTGACCCGAGATCAACTCAACCAGTTCTACTTGTTTAATCCGCGCAATGCTTACCAAAACTTCATTGTTGGGGTCAATGGCGGCGATCGACCCCTGTATACCTACTTGGGTCTACTGGAGCCTCATTTGGGCAATGCTGTCTACTCTAATCCGGGGGAGCTTTCCCCCTTGTTCAACGATCCACTTTTGCGCCGAGTAGGAATCGGTAGCCGCATCTTTCTGGGAGGAGGGATTGGCTATGTGGCTTGGGAGGGAACCCAGCATTTCCCATTGCAAAAACGCCTGCCCAACCACACCCCCATCGGCCCCGCCGCCACCGTAGCCCTGATCGGCGATGCCAAACAAATGCAACCAGAGTGGGTTAGGGGCTGCTACTTCCGTAACTACGGCCCTGGCTTGATGTTAGGCGTCGGGATCCCGATCCCGATGCTTTCGCCTGCCGATTTAGAACCTATCGCCATTCGGGATGAAGAGCTGGTGGCGCCTGTGATCGACTTTTCCATTCCCCGCCGAGTCCGGCCCACCTTCGGCTTGGTCAGCTATGCCCAGCTCAAATCTGGCCACATCACCCTAAACGGGCGCGACGTTCGCACAGCCCCACTGGCCAGTTTGCGCCGTTCGATGCAGGTGGCTGAGATCTTGAAAGAATGGATTCAATCGGGCCGATTTACCCTCACCCAGCCGGTTGCCCCCTTGCCGACCGACCGAGAGTTCCTTTCCCAAAACCCCTTGAGCTAA
- the psbP gene encoding photosystem II reaction center PsbP gives MTAAKGRLAQFSRWIPRMVLLLCVCLSLLTSACSRSSSLRAYSDPSGAFAFAYPNGMVAVNLGPGKGPAVLLRDLVYESENVSLMIAPFDKGETIADLGSPETVGELVAEKILAPEGSRRSATLLASEAFERQDHPYYLLEYQTDMGSQLRHELVTVTVRHHRLYTLTASTQESRWPQVETTFKNVGHSLNVS, from the coding sequence ATGACAGCAGCAAAAGGGCGGTTGGCCCAGTTCAGCCGATGGATCCCGAGAATGGTGTTGCTGCTCTGCGTGTGTCTGAGCTTGCTCACGAGCGCCTGTTCTAGGTCTTCTAGCCTGCGGGCCTATAGCGATCCCAGTGGGGCCTTTGCCTTTGCCTACCCCAACGGCATGGTGGCGGTAAACTTGGGGCCAGGGAAAGGGCCAGCCGTGTTGTTGCGAGACTTGGTCTACGAAAGCGAGAATGTCAGCCTGATGATCGCCCCTTTTGACAAGGGTGAGACCATTGCGGATCTGGGCAGCCCAGAAACAGTGGGGGAATTGGTGGCGGAGAAGATTTTGGCCCCTGAGGGATCCAGGCGTTCTGCCACCCTGTTGGCTTCTGAAGCTTTTGAGCGACAAGATCATCCCTATTACCTGCTGGAATACCAGACCGATATGGGATCCCAACTTCGCCATGAGCTGGTGACCGTAACCGTGCGCCATCATCGCCTCTATACCCTGACCGCCTCTACGCAAGAATCCCGCTGGCCGCAGGTGGAGACTACTTTCAAAAATGTCGGCCACTCTTTGAATGTTTCTTAA